The following coding sequences are from one Elusimicrobium minutum Pei191 window:
- the folP gene encoding dihydropteroate synthase, with amino-acid sequence MKKPLIMGILNVTPDSFFDGGKTADPFVRASKLIEEGADIIDIGGESTRPGAEPVSFEDEKKRVIPVLKQIKAAYPKITISIDTYKPKIAKLAVEEGADIINDPSGLADPVMADIAASSDTKLVVMHTRGTPQNMDKLTEYADIVADIKNFFEKKIQECAREGLHTDNIILDPGFGFAKNKEQNFLLLKNISYYKSLGLPLLIGLSRKKFLAKEGDTPADRLEATLSANLYAAMNGADILRVHDVAETIKILEKIPVS; translated from the coding sequence CCGCTTATTATGGGCATTTTAAACGTTACGCCCGACTCTTTTTTTGACGGCGGCAAAACCGCCGATCCTTTTGTCCGAGCTTCTAAACTTATTGAAGAAGGCGCCGATATAATTGATATAGGGGGGGAATCTACCCGTCCGGGCGCGGAACCTGTTAGTTTTGAGGATGAAAAAAAGCGCGTAATACCTGTTTTAAAGCAAATTAAAGCGGCTTACCCTAAAATAACCATATCCATAGATACCTATAAACCCAAAATAGCTAAGCTGGCAGTTGAAGAAGGCGCCGATATTATTAATGACCCCAGCGGTCTTGCTGATCCTGTTATGGCGGACATAGCCGCCTCTTCAGATACAAAACTTGTTGTTATGCACACAAGAGGCACTCCGCAAAATATGGATAAGTTAACTGAGTATGCGGACATCGTTGCCGATATTAAAAACTTTTTTGAAAAAAAAATACAAGAGTGCGCAAGAGAAGGCCTGCACACGGATAATATTATTTTAGACCCCGGTTTCGGTTTTGCAAAAAATAAAGAGCAAAACTTTTTGCTTCTTAAAAACATAAGCTATTACAAAAGTCTGGGGCTTCCTTTGCTTATAGGACTTAGCAGAAAAAAATTCTTAGCTAAAGAAGGCGATACCCCGGCCGACAGGCTTGAAGCTACACTGTCAGCCAATTTGTATGCCGCCATGAACGGGGCCGATATATTAAGAGTGCATGACGTGGCCGAAACCATTAAAATATTGGAAAAAATTCCTGTTAGTTAA
- the folE gene encoding GTP cyclohydrolase I FolE has product MRKTDKRKSFSKAKPSNSQIRKNTVTKEHIEKNIREMLAYIGDNPNREGLQETPHRIVKSWEKIFGGYKQKPESVLKTFVEGSCDEMVILKDIEFYSTCEHHFQPFFGTISIGYLPNKRVLGVSKLARLVEVFSRRLQIQEKLSADIADSLMQHLNPLGVMVVCKARHMCVCSRGVEKHNAVMITSAIRGVFKKPEVRGEFLDFIQAN; this is encoded by the coding sequence ATGCGTAAAACTGATAAAAGAAAATCCTTTTCTAAGGCTAAGCCTTCAAACTCACAAATTCGCAAAAATACCGTAACCAAAGAGCATATTGAGAAAAATATCCGCGAAATGCTTGCCTACATCGGCGACAATCCCAACCGTGAAGGTTTGCAGGAAACCCCGCACAGGATAGTAAAAAGCTGGGAAAAAATTTTTGGCGGGTATAAACAAAAGCCAGAAAGCGTTCTAAAAACTTTTGTGGAAGGCTCCTGCGATGAAATGGTTATTTTAAAAGATATTGAATTTTATTCTACCTGCGAGCATCATTTTCAGCCGTTTTTCGGCACGATAAGCATAGGTTATCTTCCCAACAAAAGAGTTTTGGGCGTATCAAAACTGGCAAGGCTTGTTGAAGTATTTTCCCGCAGATTACAGATACAGGAAAAGCTTTCCGCCGATATAGCGGACTCCTTAATGCAGCACTTAAATCCCTTAGGAGTAATGGTTGTTTGTAAAGCAAGACATATGTGCGTTTGCAGCAGAGGGGTTGAAAAACATAACGCCGTTATGATAACCAGCGCTATAAGAGGCGTGTTTAAAAAACCTGAAGTAAGGGGAGAGTTTTTGGACTTTATACAAGCCAATTAA
- a CDS encoding 7-carboxy-7-deazaguanine synthase QueE gives MKMQAPSFKLTEIFYSLQGEGMYTGTAAVFVRLSGCLMGCSFCDTDFKENFVMTSEEIIKEVKKYPSKIVIITGGEPAEQDICALIKSLKQAGLKVHIETNGSIYFDAQGVDNLTVSPKTYVDPNMLKSAHVIKIVVGQDTDISDLKKYFNYASEGRLIYLQPESNKQENIDLCVKLIKENPFLRLSLQTHKFAKIP, from the coding sequence ATGAAAATGCAAGCGCCATCTTTCAAGCTTACTGAGATTTTTTATTCGCTTCAGGGCGAAGGCATGTATACGGGAACTGCGGCCGTTTTTGTAAGGTTAAGCGGCTGCTTGATGGGGTGCTCTTTTTGCGATACGGATTTTAAAGAAAATTTTGTAATGACTTCGGAAGAAATTATTAAAGAAGTAAAAAAATACCCTTCAAAAATTGTAATTATAACAGGCGGCGAGCCCGCCGAGCAGGACATTTGCGCTCTTATAAAAAGTTTAAAACAAGCCGGCCTTAAAGTGCATATTGAAACAAACGGCTCTATATATTTTGACGCCCAAGGCGTTGATAATTTAACAGTGTCGCCAAAAACTTACGTTGACCCGAACATGCTTAAAAGCGCGCATGTTATTAAAATTGTAGTCGGCCAGGATACTGATATTTCGGATTTGAAAAAGTATTTCAACTATGCTTCAGAAGGCAGACTTATTTATTTACAGCCCGAAAGCAACAAACAGGAGAATATAGATTTATGCGTAAAACTGATAAAAGAAAATCCTTTTCTAAGGCTAAGCCTTCAAACTCACAAATTCGCAAAAATACCGTAA
- a CDS encoding 6-pyruvoyl trahydropterin synthase family protein encodes MLLKLKRKFSSAHRLPDYDGECNNLHGHTWVVEFIIEGETKESGMVEDFKTLKPLLDSVLPDHKYLNDFVQNPTAENMVKYIYDNAAKLLTQRGLKLKQVELWENENASAIFQAY; translated from the coding sequence ATGCTGCTTAAATTAAAAAGAAAATTCAGCTCGGCCCACCGTCTGCCGGATTATGACGGCGAATGTAATAATCTGCACGGACACACCTGGGTTGTTGAATTTATTATTGAAGGTGAAACAAAAGAAAGCGGTATGGTGGAAGATTTTAAAACTTTAAAACCGCTGCTTGACTCTGTTTTGCCCGACCATAAATACCTTAATGATTTTGTACAAAACCCTACCGCGGAAAACATGGTTAAATATATTTATGACAATGCTGCAAAACTGCTTACCCAGCGCGGGTTAAAACTAAAACAGGTTGAGCTTTGGGAAAATGAAAATGCAAGCGCCATCTTTCAAGCTTACTGA
- a CDS encoding DUF1189 family protein gives MVITDMFKSLYNFKHYKEMAKRSGKHAALYIFLAIVFFSIATSLLLSMSAAQKLEVFVRNIPDVELKNGQLLVNDGQPATLEIPGMGVNIKYEPELQFPPSITDMLNTSTVAVLTKKEVYIIKNSISVERKTFSSGNAKNIPRTTGEEIWNTYGNFIKKAAVITIFIIVPVSFVFSLVFWIASSLFAGYIMAAIMKRAITGPQLFKTAVYIQVPVLIAFYLLFFIPGVSVNFFIPQLILSALYMQQILNHYPKKEINQNAA, from the coding sequence ATGGTTATTACAGATATGTTTAAATCGCTTTACAATTTTAAACATTATAAAGAAATGGCAAAAAGAAGCGGCAAACATGCGGCATTATATATATTTCTAGCAATTGTGTTTTTTTCTATAGCCACGTCTTTGCTTCTTTCTATGTCCGCAGCCCAAAAGCTTGAAGTTTTTGTGCGTAATATACCTGATGTGGAATTAAAAAACGGACAACTGCTTGTAAATGACGGACAGCCCGCTACACTGGAAATCCCCGGTATGGGCGTTAATATCAAGTATGAACCGGAGCTTCAATTCCCCCCTTCAATTACGGATATGTTAAACACAAGCACCGTAGCGGTATTAACAAAAAAAGAAGTATATATAATTAAAAATTCAATTAGCGTGGAAAGAAAAACTTTTTCCTCCGGGAACGCCAAAAATATTCCCAGAACAACAGGGGAAGAAATTTGGAATACCTACGGAAATTTCATAAAAAAAGCGGCTGTCATAACAATATTTATTATAGTGCCTGTAAGTTTTGTGTTCTCCTTAGTGTTTTGGATAGCGAGCAGTTTGTTTGCCGGCTATATAATGGCTGCTATAATGAAAAGAGCTATTACAGGCCCGCAGTTATTTAAAACCGCCGTTTACATACAGGTACCTGTTTTAATTGCATTTTACCTTTTATTCTTTATCCCCGGGGTATCTGTAAACTTTTTTATACCGCAGCTCATTTTAAGCGCTTTATATATGCAACAGATTTTAAACCATTATCCTAAAAAGGAGATTAACCAAAATGCTGCTTAA
- a CDS encoding Ig-like domain-containing alpha-2-macroglobulin family protein: protein MLKKILSLFVLLFSTALYAQQSGLSVISYSPKNNMYSTSMVAINVTFNKPVIKLSDSSQFGEMPCPIELSPAAAGNCRWTGTQTVTFEAKTLMPSTEYTVTVLDNFKSEISGEKLGKNFTWTFRTPRIYVSTVAPYKNERWVNLNPTIFLIFNQGINPQTSQNKIHLLDDKNNPVSFKAVRPSKEALKEAGYSYYDPERVIALTLYSYLQMNSEYKIKVEKGVMGEQGTLGTEAEFNSSFFTFPPLTFKKVKMPQCLPGALEIFLSNPVEMSALLDHITISPEVKTREITEDQARFTGNLYSSENSVYFSLNMFDFEPEKKYSVTLKKGLKDIYGNVLESSVTEKIKYPAYCQNLTTKGGFGVMESYLPARYPVTLINVHETYYNFEKLSTPADFISFYHSKDRYCNRNYTTSGNLYKFNIARNKTHHTYFDLDRLLDNPKGFVYGEVINKREQSYSPTCKQPSFSNITDLGLTFKTSPDNSLIWVTDLKEGKPAAGKKVEIFDSNGNSVWAGTSDKNGFALADGWKDFDLSSYSRWEKPVLYAAAYSDGGDAIISSNWTEGIEPWRFNINYEWSPQVFNYRAAMFFDRDILKPGEKVRLKGVVRKLENGDWNLASEFKNGTLTVSDSRGKEMLNETLGIDQRFGTFETVIEIPSSSPTGHYSVNFQTKNGDLSASDYKTFRVETVKEATFKVTLNTDKDNYFVKDKAEITVDGAYMFGGAMGAAPAALSVRYANSSYTNKNFEGYNFGGNYEEYDSNYTTLEGSLDDKGRYETKVEIPSFSTPKTMYIEAGLTAPDRQRLFARRSVSVHPADFYLGLKTPEGYYFEVNKPYKTHVIAVAPDTGKMVEDVKGTVKITRKEYFSVRKTGVNGRLQWVNEENVTEVGEYPFTIGKKGYDFELTPSESGSYVIQFKASDSKGREVVNSINVFVSGKGGGYWEKSDDDIIKLLADKKSYKVGDKAKIMVQSPYESAIALVTVERENIMEKFTVNLKGGSDSFTLPIKDEYVPNAFISVVVIQGRSGENKYDDEGLDIGKPQTKIGYANITVETETRKIKTKVTTDKDTYQPGETVKIDVHTTVKGNNISANTAIFVVDEGILALTGYSTPDLLKEFYGPRALGVGTVDSRIYVIGQRSYGEKGENSGGGGGEDNKLGGVDLRSNFDAAPYWNTVITDAKGKASVSFKLPDNLTKFRVMAVAVGKKEFGSGDTNITVNKPVMIKPSLPRFARLGDAFKCGVVVYNRDAKEGITVSGEVTGGIAMIGESVIKEEIAKGGFKEILWDCQAVSHENAQFTFKAVSGKNSDGLLWPVTINNIEKYQTLATSGIVDDKQVKEGMKRPSSSYIPFANNRAEFVLSSTALVDIRGGILYLLSYPYGCLEQKMSKVFPIIAAQTIVDDFNLGDITKLKESVQKVLNDLSLYQNASGGFGYWTSRPQADPYITVYTLEVAHMAKAKGYKIDEAVINKAVKWLESYMAGGYQQAFAYPYSVSENKTVKAYASYVLALYGKKGTAAFSKLYADRGQLTLMAKAHLLKTAKLLGKNDEVKVLGDDLMNYVKVAPTTMHFEIEERMPWIHGSNLTVTAVILDAMLQGQNGFPGDEKTVRWILKQISPEGNWQTTAANAAVFRALNSYYTIKESVEPDFTAEIKINSVKAWTGGFKGRDLNTKTAVVPFDNLFNSKGESNIIIRKDGKGRLYYNMYQIYAPLKLDTPVNSGFTVTRTITPLYGEKGAALKAGERATITLTVTSNQDRPFVVVEDFLPAGLEIVDSSLAVESQRDADVSLGYDYEECEDCYEQEDDGYYSGEYYVWGELGRNEKYDDRIAIFADYLTKGTHTYKYVVQATMPGVYTFPAAWASQMYEPENFGRNTTQTIEIK, encoded by the coding sequence ATGCTAAAAAAGATATTGTCTTTGTTTGTACTTCTGTTTTCAACGGCGCTTTACGCCCAGCAGAGCGGGTTAAGCGTTATTTCTTACAGTCCTAAAAATAATATGTACAGTACGTCAATGGTGGCAATAAACGTTACTTTTAACAAACCTGTTATTAAATTAAGCGATTCTTCCCAATTTGGCGAGATGCCCTGCCCTATCGAACTTAGCCCTGCCGCCGCAGGCAACTGCCGTTGGACGGGTACGCAAACGGTTACCTTTGAGGCTAAAACACTTATGCCTTCCACAGAATATACTGTAACCGTGTTAGATAACTTTAAATCGGAAATAAGCGGTGAAAAGCTTGGCAAAAATTTTACATGGACATTTAGAACCCCCCGTATATATGTTAGCACCGTAGCTCCTTACAAAAATGAAAGATGGGTCAATTTAAACCCCACTATTTTTTTAATTTTCAATCAAGGTATTAACCCCCAAACCTCGCAAAATAAAATACATCTATTAGATGATAAAAATAATCCCGTTTCATTTAAAGCCGTAAGGCCTTCTAAAGAAGCTTTAAAAGAGGCTGGATACTCCTATTATGATCCGGAAAGGGTTATAGCGCTTACTTTATATTCTTATTTACAAATGAATAGTGAATATAAAATAAAAGTGGAAAAAGGCGTTATGGGCGAACAAGGAACCCTAGGTACGGAGGCGGAGTTTAATTCCTCTTTCTTTACATTTCCTCCTTTAACTTTTAAAAAGGTAAAAATGCCGCAATGCCTTCCTGGCGCTTTGGAAATTTTTCTTTCCAACCCTGTGGAAATGTCTGCCCTTCTTGATCATATAACCATTTCCCCCGAAGTCAAAACCAGGGAAATCACGGAAGACCAAGCCCGTTTTACAGGCAACCTTTACAGCAGTGAAAATTCCGTCTATTTTTCTTTAAACATGTTCGATTTTGAGCCTGAAAAAAAATATTCTGTAACCTTAAAAAAAGGCCTTAAGGATATTTACGGAAATGTTTTAGAATCTTCCGTAACTGAAAAAATAAAATACCCCGCGTATTGCCAAAACCTTACCACAAAGGGCGGCTTTGGCGTTATGGAAAGTTATTTGCCCGCGCGTTACCCGGTTACTTTAATTAACGTGCATGAAACGTACTATAACTTTGAAAAACTTTCCACGCCCGCTGATTTCATTTCTTTTTACCATAGTAAAGACCGTTATTGTAACAGAAACTATACCACGTCCGGCAACCTTTATAAATTTAATATTGCAAGAAATAAAACGCATCATACATATTTTGATTTAGACCGGCTGCTTGATAACCCCAAAGGTTTTGTTTACGGTGAAGTTATTAATAAAAGGGAGCAAAGTTACTCACCAACATGCAAGCAACCCTCTTTTAGCAATATTACCGACCTTGGTTTAACATTTAAAACCAGCCCGGACAACAGTTTAATTTGGGTTACGGACCTTAAAGAAGGCAAACCCGCCGCCGGCAAAAAAGTTGAAATTTTTGATTCAAACGGCAACAGCGTTTGGGCCGGAACTTCTGATAAAAACGGTTTTGCTTTAGCCGACGGATGGAAGGATTTTGACCTGTCTTCCTACTCAAGATGGGAAAAACCTGTCCTTTACGCCGCAGCCTATTCGGACGGAGGCGACGCTATTATCTCCAGTAATTGGACGGAAGGCATTGAGCCGTGGCGTTTTAACATTAATTATGAATGGTCCCCGCAGGTTTTTAATTACCGCGCGGCAATGTTTTTTGACCGTGATATTTTAAAACCTGGAGAAAAGGTGCGTCTTAAAGGCGTTGTGAGAAAGCTTGAAAACGGTGATTGGAACCTGGCGTCCGAGTTTAAAAACGGCACTCTTACAGTGTCTGACTCGCGCGGTAAAGAAATGCTTAATGAAACGCTTGGCATTGACCAGCGTTTCGGCACATTTGAAACCGTTATAGAAATACCTTCTTCTTCACCTACGGGCCATTATTCCGTAAACTTCCAAACAAAAAACGGTGATTTATCCGCTTCTGATTACAAAACTTTCCGCGTGGAAACGGTTAAAGAAGCAACTTTTAAAGTAACTTTAAATACGGACAAAGATAATTACTTTGTTAAAGATAAAGCGGAAATTACCGTTGACGGCGCCTATATGTTTGGCGGAGCTATGGGGGCGGCACCGGCGGCATTATCCGTAAGATACGCTAATAGTTCTTATACCAATAAAAACTTTGAAGGTTATAACTTTGGCGGAAATTATGAAGAATACGACAGCAATTACACCACTTTGGAAGGTTCTTTGGACGATAAAGGAAGATATGAAACTAAAGTAGAAATACCTTCTTTTTCAACCCCTAAAACAATGTATATTGAAGCGGGTTTAACCGCGCCGGACAGGCAGCGTCTATTTGCCAGAAGGAGCGTCAGCGTTCATCCTGCGGATTTTTATTTAGGTCTAAAAACTCCGGAAGGATATTATTTTGAAGTTAATAAGCCTTATAAAACACATGTTATTGCCGTAGCGCCCGATACCGGTAAAATGGTTGAAGACGTTAAAGGCACCGTTAAAATAACGCGTAAAGAGTATTTCAGCGTAAGAAAAACGGGTGTTAACGGCCGCTTGCAATGGGTTAATGAGGAAAACGTTACCGAAGTGGGGGAATATCCTTTCACTATCGGTAAAAAAGGTTATGATTTTGAACTTACTCCTTCAGAATCCGGTTCTTACGTGATACAGTTTAAAGCTTCCGACTCTAAAGGAAGAGAAGTTGTTAACTCTATTAATGTATTTGTGTCTGGCAAAGGCGGCGGATATTGGGAAAAAAGCGATGATGATATTATAAAACTTCTCGCCGATAAAAAGAGCTATAAAGTAGGCGATAAGGCTAAAATTATGGTCCAGTCCCCTTATGAATCAGCTATCGCTTTAGTAACTGTTGAGCGTGAAAATATAATGGAAAAGTTTACCGTCAACCTTAAAGGCGGCAGCGATTCCTTTACCCTGCCTATAAAGGACGAATATGTCCCCAACGCTTTTATAAGCGTAGTTGTAATCCAAGGCAGAAGCGGCGAAAACAAATATGACGACGAGGGCCTTGATATAGGTAAGCCTCAGACGAAAATAGGCTACGCCAATATTACCGTTGAAACCGAAACAAGAAAAATTAAAACGAAAGTAACAACGGACAAAGATACTTACCAACCGGGCGAAACCGTAAAAATAGACGTGCATACAACCGTAAAAGGCAACAATATTTCCGCCAATACTGCGATATTTGTAGTAGACGAAGGTATTTTAGCTTTAACCGGTTATTCCACGCCTGATTTATTAAAAGAGTTCTACGGCCCCCGTGCCTTGGGCGTAGGCACCGTTGACAGTAGAATTTACGTTATAGGCCAGCGTTCTTACGGTGAAAAAGGCGAAAACAGCGGCGGAGGCGGCGGAGAGGACAATAAACTCGGCGGCGTTGACTTGCGCTCTAATTTTGACGCGGCGCCTTACTGGAATACAGTAATCACTGACGCTAAAGGCAAAGCAAGCGTTTCGTTTAAACTGCCTGATAATTTAACAAAATTCCGTGTAATGGCTGTCGCGGTCGGCAAGAAGGAGTTTGGCTCCGGCGATACAAACATAACCGTAAATAAACCCGTTATGATTAAACCCAGCCTGCCCAGATTTGCCAGATTGGGCGACGCTTTTAAATGCGGTGTGGTTGTTTATAACCGCGACGCTAAAGAAGGCATTACCGTAAGCGGTGAAGTTACCGGCGGCATAGCCATGATTGGTGAAAGCGTTATAAAAGAAGAGATAGCTAAAGGCGGTTTTAAAGAAATACTTTGGGATTGCCAGGCGGTATCTCACGAAAACGCGCAGTTTACTTTCAAAGCTGTCAGCGGCAAAAATTCGGACGGTTTGCTGTGGCCCGTTACAATTAATAATATTGAAAAATACCAAACTTTGGCCACCAGCGGCATTGTTGACGATAAACAGGTAAAAGAAGGTATGAAAAGGCCTTCCTCTTCTTATATTCCTTTCGCAAATAACAGGGCGGAGTTTGTTCTTTCTTCAACCGCGCTTGTGGACATAAGAGGCGGCATTCTTTACCTGCTTTCATATCCTTACGGCTGTCTTGAGCAAAAAATGTCAAAGGTTTTCCCTATTATCGCGGCGCAGACAATAGTTGACGACTTTAATTTAGGTGATATAACCAAACTTAAAGAAAGCGTACAAAAGGTTCTCAATGACCTTTCCCTTTACCAAAACGCAAGCGGTGGGTTCGGATATTGGACAAGCCGACCTCAGGCAGACCCGTATATAACCGTTTACACTCTTGAAGTGGCGCATATGGCAAAAGCCAAAGGCTATAAGATTGACGAGGCCGTTATAAACAAAGCCGTTAAATGGCTGGAAAGCTATATGGCAGGCGGATACCAGCAGGCGTTTGCCTATCCTTACAGCGTATCGGAAAATAAAACGGTAAAGGCTTATGCGTCTTACGTGTTGGCTTTATACGGTAAAAAAGGCACGGCCGCATTCTCTAAACTTTACGCGGACAGAGGCCAACTCACTTTAATGGCTAAGGCTCATTTACTTAAAACGGCCAAACTGCTTGGTAAAAATGATGAAGTAAAAGTTTTGGGCGACGACCTTATGAACTACGTAAAAGTGGCGCCTACAACCATGCACTTTGAAATTGAGGAAAGAATGCCATGGATACACGGCTCTAATTTAACGGTGACCGCCGTTATACTTGACGCTATGCTTCAAGGGCAAAACGGATTTCCCGGTGATGAAAAAACCGTAAGATGGATACTAAAGCAAATAAGCCCCGAAGGAAACTGGCAAACAACCGCGGCGAATGCGGCTGTGTTTAGGGCTTTAAATTCCTATTACACGATTAAGGAAAGTGTGGAGCCTGACTTTACTGCCGAAATTAAAATAAATTCAGTTAAAGCCTGGACTGGCGGTTTTAAAGGAAGGGATTTAAATACAAAAACGGCAGTTGTTCCTTTTGATAATCTGTTTAATTCAAAGGGTGAAAGTAATATCATAATAAGAAAAGACGGCAAAGGAAGGCTGTATTATAATATGTACCAAATATACGCTCCTTTAAAGTTAGATACGCCCGTAAACAGCGGTTTTACCGTTACAAGAACAATAACTCCTTTATATGGCGAAAAAGGAGCCGCGCTTAAAGCGGGGGAAAGAGCCACAATAACTCTTACCGTTACAAGCAACCAAGACAGACCTTTTGTGGTGGTTGAGGACTTCCTTCCCGCCGGTTTGGAAATAGTTGATTCTTCCTTAGCTGTTGAATCACAGCGCGATGCGGATGTTTCTTTGGGGTATGATTACGAAGAATGCGAGGATTGTTATGAGCAGGAAGACGACGGCTACTACAGCGGCGAATACTACGTTTGGGGTGAACTTGGCCGTAATGAGAAATATGATGATCGCATAGCCATATTTGCCGACTACCTTACGAAAGGAACGCATACCTATAAGTATGTTGTGCAAGCTACAATGCCGGGGGTTTATACGTTCCCGGCGGCTTGGGCAAGCCAAATGTATGAGCCTGAAAACTTTGGCAGAAACACAACCCAAACTATAGAAATTAAATAA